The genomic interval CCTCATCCAGATGCTCTCAAAACTGGATAAACTGTCCTTTTCTAAATGGGCTATTTACCTCGGATTTGCTATGACAAAGCGACGCAAGCATTTCCTAAAGAAGAATTGTACGGATTGACAAGCCAAATGCGTCGTGCCTGCGTTTCAATTCCTGCTAATATTGCGGAAGGATGTGGTAGGAAAGGAGAAGCAGAATTAGCTCGATTTTTGCAGATTTCTATAGGTTCAGCTAGTGAGCTTGAGTACTACCTATTTCTGTCTAGGGATCTTCGCTTATTGACAAGCCAAGAATACGAAGACTTAGCAAAAGCCCTGAACGCACTAAAGCGAATGTTAAATTCCTTTATCCAAAAGCTTATGTACTAAATATTTGCTAATTGCTAACAGCTAACCGCTAAAAAATGACAACTCCCTCTATTCAATGGTATCCAGGTCACATTGCTAAAGCTGAAAAGGCACTTAAAGAACAGCTAAGGCTTGTTGATGTTGTGCTGGAAGTTCGTGATGCGCGAATTCCTTTAGCGACGCATCATCCGCAGGTTAAAGAGTGGGTAGGGAATAAAATGCGGGTTTTAGTCTTGAACCGCGTTGACATGATTCAACCGCAAGCGCAGCGAATGTGGGCTCAGTGGTTTAGAGAACAAGGCGAAGAACCGTGTTTCACGAATGCGCGAAAGGGAGAAGGTGTTATTGCAATTGCCAAAGCCGCACAAGCTGCGGGAGTAGCAGTGAACCAAAGAAGACGCGATCGCGGAATGTTACCGCGCCCTGTACGGGCTGTTGTGATTGGTTTTCCGAATGTTGGTAAGTCAGCCCTGATTAATCGGTTATTGAAGCGTAAAGTCGTCGAAAGCGCGGCGCGTCCTGGTGTGACGCGACAGTTACGCTGGGTGCGCATTTCGGATCAACTAGAGTTATTAGATGCGCCTGGAGTGATTCCCGCAAAGTTGAACGATCAACAAG from Chroogloeocystis siderophila 5.2 s.c.1 carries:
- the ylqF gene encoding ribosome biogenesis GTPase YlqF produces the protein MTTPSIQWYPGHIAKAEKALKEQLRLVDVVLEVRDARIPLATHHPQVKEWVGNKMRVLVLNRVDMIQPQAQRMWAQWFREQGEEPCFTNARKGEGVIAIAKAAQAAGVAVNQRRRDRGMLPRPVRAVVIGFPNVGKSALINRLLKRKVVESAARPGVTRQLRWVRISDQLELLDAPGVIPAKLNDQQAAFKLAICDDIGDASYDNQRVAATLVDLLKSLTATAPELFPEDPLNRYKLDPTLFTGEAYIHTLAHQRYQGDVERTARALLTDFRKGALGAISLELPPA
- a CDS encoding four helix bundle protein, which encodes MGYLPRICYDKATQAFPKEELYGLTSQMRRACVSIPANIAEGCGRKGEAELARFLQISIGSASELEYYLFLSRDLRLLTSQEYEDLAKALNALKRMLNSFIQKLMY